In Carya illinoinensis cultivar Pawnee chromosome 7, C.illinoinensisPawnee_v1, whole genome shotgun sequence, the following are encoded in one genomic region:
- the LOC122315069 gene encoding GDSL esterase/lipase EXL1-like isoform X2, with protein MFSSSSSSSSVLFFPLILSVLFCHSKAVINLPPNETIPAVIAFGDSIVDAGNNNQLKSLAKCNFPPYGQDFPGKVPTGRFGNGKVPSDMMAEELGVRDIVPAYLDPLLLPQDLITGVTFASGGAGYDPLTPKIVYDVPSYTDLMVDQAANFLKEIYELGARRIGVLGAPPIGCVPSQRTLAGGILRQCSERHNQAAKLFNTKLSSTLDSLNSSLDNSRIVYIDAYNSLLDLIENPQKYGFEFVDKGCCGTGDIEVAVLCNQASATCTNASNYVFWDSYHPTEAAYKTLIDQILKKYLPSFF; from the exons atgttttcttcttcttcttcttcttcttctgtatTATTTTTCCCTCTCATTTTGTCTGTTCTTTTCTGCCATTCCAAGGCTGTCATAAATCTACCACCAAATGAAACCATTCCAGCAGTAATAGCGTTTGGAGATTCAATCGTGGACGCGGGCAATAACAACCAGCTAAAATCTCTTGCCAAGTGCAATTTCCCTCCCTATGGACAGGATTTTCCTGGAAAAGTTCCAACAGGCAGATTTGGCAACGGAAAGGTCCCCTCAGACATGATGG CTGAGGAATTGGGAGTTAGAGATATTGTGCCAGCATATTTGGATCCACTTCTGCTTCCTCAAGACTTGATCACAGGCGTAACTTTCGCTTCAGGTGGCGCAGGTTATGATCCCTTGACACCAAAAATAGTG TACGATGTTCCTTCCTACACTGATCTTATGGTCGACCAGGCTGCCAATTTCTTGAAG GAAATATATGAGCTGGGGGCACGAAGGATTGGAGTATTGGGTGCACCGCCAATTGGATGTGTGCCGTCGCAAAGAACTCTGGCTGGAGGAATACTGAGACAGTGTTCAGAAAGGCACAACCAAGCAGCAAAGTTGTTCAATACTAAACTGTCTTCGACACTCGATTCCCTTAACAGCAGCCTAGACAACAGCAGAATTGTCTATATTGATGCTTACAATTCTCTACTTGACCTAATTGAAAACCCTCAAAAATATg GGTTTGAGTTTGTGGATAAAGGGTGCTGCGGTACAGGGGATATAGAGGTAGCTGTGCTTTGTAACCAAGCGTCTGCCACCTGTACAAATGCTTCCAATTATGTTTTTTGGGATAGTTATCATCCCACGGAAGCAGCATACAAGACCCTTATTGATCAAATCCTCAAAAAGTATCTCCCTAGCTTCTTCTGA
- the LOC122315069 gene encoding GDSL esterase/lipase EXL3-like isoform X1 encodes MFSSSSSSSSVLFFPLILSVLFCHSKAVINLPPNETIPAVIAFGDSIVDAGNNNQLKSLAKCNFPPYGQDFPGKVPTGRFGNGKVPSDMMAEELGVRDIVPAYLDPLLLPQDLITGVTFASGGAGYDPLTPKIVSAISLSDQLEMFKEYIAKLKGTVGEERTNFILAKSIFLVVAGSDDIANTYFLARVRELQYDVPSYTDLMVDQAANFLKEIYELGARRIGVLGAPPIGCVPSQRTLAGGILRQCSERHNQAAKLFNTKLSSTLDSLNSSLDNSRIVYIDAYNSLLDLIENPQKYGFEFVDKGCCGTGDIEVAVLCNQASATCTNASNYVFWDSYHPTEAAYKTLIDQILKKYLPSFF; translated from the exons atgttttcttcttcttcttcttcttcttctgtatTATTTTTCCCTCTCATTTTGTCTGTTCTTTTCTGCCATTCCAAGGCTGTCATAAATCTACCACCAAATGAAACCATTCCAGCAGTAATAGCGTTTGGAGATTCAATCGTGGACGCGGGCAATAACAACCAGCTAAAATCTCTTGCCAAGTGCAATTTCCCTCCCTATGGACAGGATTTTCCTGGAAAAGTTCCAACAGGCAGATTTGGCAACGGAAAGGTCCCCTCAGACATGATGG CTGAGGAATTGGGAGTTAGAGATATTGTGCCAGCATATTTGGATCCACTTCTGCTTCCTCAAGACTTGATCACAGGCGTAACTTTCGCTTCAGGTGGCGCAGGTTATGATCCCTTGACACCAAAAATAGTG tcAGCTATATCATTGTCCGATCAATTAGAAATGTTCAAAGAATACATAGCGAAGCTGAAAGGAACTGTTGGAGAAGAGAGGACAAACTTCATACTGGCCAAAAGTATTTTTCTAGTGGTGGCCGGCAGCGACGACATTGCTAATACATATTTCCTTGCTCGTGTACGGGAATTGCAGTACGATGTTCCTTCCTACACTGATCTTATGGTCGACCAGGCTGCCAATTTCTTGAAG GAAATATATGAGCTGGGGGCACGAAGGATTGGAGTATTGGGTGCACCGCCAATTGGATGTGTGCCGTCGCAAAGAACTCTGGCTGGAGGAATACTGAGACAGTGTTCAGAAAGGCACAACCAAGCAGCAAAGTTGTTCAATACTAAACTGTCTTCGACACTCGATTCCCTTAACAGCAGCCTAGACAACAGCAGAATTGTCTATATTGATGCTTACAATTCTCTACTTGACCTAATTGAAAACCCTCAAAAATATg GGTTTGAGTTTGTGGATAAAGGGTGCTGCGGTACAGGGGATATAGAGGTAGCTGTGCTTTGTAACCAAGCGTCTGCCACCTGTACAAATGCTTCCAATTATGTTTTTTGGGATAGTTATCATCCCACGGAAGCAGCATACAAGACCCTTATTGATCAAATCCTCAAAAAGTATCTCCCTAGCTTCTTCTGA